In Halichondria panicea chromosome 5, odHalPani1.1, whole genome shotgun sequence, the genomic stretch tctctctctctctctctctctctctctctctctctctctctctctctctctctctctctctctctccctccctccatgcagagTTCCACCCCAAGTACTCCATCAGCTGAGAGCTACTCTGGACACTTTAAGTTCCATCCTTCCATCCGTACACGGTCACACTCCCCGCGCATCCACCACctccccccacccactcaaACTTGTCAagaccccccacccacacaacatACCAGGATCAAAAGTTGTCATAGCGACTCAGATGGATTAATCAATGTCCATCCCCATATTGCTTCAAAAATGCCCAAATCAAAATCATGCCACGATCCCTTCAATTATGGACTGCATCCTAACTCTATGGTCATTCACACGACAACTAGACTTTCGGGGACCAATCTCTCTCAACAGAGTAGCCTTgctagccacacccccatTCAAGTGGTGAGCGGTGCTTCCTCCCCTGCTAGCAAGCGTGGATCTATCATCAGGCAAGTCATTGTGTCGACACGATCATCCCTGAGTGGTCACTTGATTGCCAGTGAGCATGTAACTTCTGTCTAGAACTCttttacacatgcactgattcTGTTGTTGTCCCTGTATCCCATTACACATTGTAcagttcatataattataactgttgATTTTTGTGTTTATTATGGAAAAAACGACAACATTGAATGATGGTACTAGCGAACACATTGATTAAAGTACCATTGATTGAGAGTAACTTATTGTTATCCACTAATCTCCGCGCTCCTGCAGTGCGCGCAGGTATCGGCCAGATATCACGTGATCCATACCTATTTATAATTGTTGTATCTGACGATCTTTGCCTGATAGTTAAGTGGTATGGAATCATGCGGATAGTGTCTCCCTATTCACTGTGCACTCTAGTGCTCGTGTGGACGGTGCTCTTCCTGGCCGTAATGAGATACCTACTCTATAGTTCACAACAGGTGAGTGTTTCTTAGCtgagccacacacacacacacacacacacacacacacacacccacaccctcacaacacacacacacacacacacacacaccctcacatcacACACAGAGTTGGTACAACAATGAACAGGACACTTTATTGAGTGGTGTAGAGTTTAGAATAGACAATTTTGATAAGA encodes the following:
- the LOC135336586 gene encoding uncharacterized protein LOC135336586 isoform X3, coding for MQSGPEGTEGPTSEDILNLSPLAAVLPSTLIPVLGLCAAMIGIIFYILRSRCNEVTVQQPSGIVVSDSIVLENRLHSQNVIGEKSSTPSTPSAESYSGHFKFHPSIRTRSHSPRIHHLPPPTQTCQDPPPTQHTRIKSCHSDSDGLINVHPHIASKMPKSKSCHDPFNYGLHPNSMVIHTTTRLSGTNLSQQSSLASHTPIQVVSGASSPASKRGSIIRQVIVSTRSSLSGHLIASEHVTSV
- the LOC135336586 gene encoding uncharacterized protein LOC135336586 isoform X1 produces the protein MQSGPEGTEGPTSEDILNLSPLAAVLPSTLIPVLGLCAAMIGIIFYILSSTPFLGSPPCTEAISLASNGRHSLFSRSRCNEVTVQQPSGIVVSDSIVLENRLHSQNVIGEKSSTPSTPSAESYSGHFKFHPSIRTRSHSPRIHHLPPPTQTCQDPPPTQHTRIKSCHSDSDGLINVHPHIASKMPKSKSCHDPFNYGLHPNSMVIHTTTRLSGTNLSQQSSLASHTPIQVVSGASSPASKRGSIIRQVIVSTRSSLSGHLIASEHVTSV
- the LOC135336586 gene encoding uncharacterized protein LOC135336586 isoform X2, giving the protein MQSGPGTEGPTSEDILNLSPLAAVLPSTLIPVLGLCAAMIGIIFYILSSTPFLGSPPCTEAISLASNGRHSLFSRSRCNEVTVQQPSGIVVSDSIVLENRLHSQNVIGEKSSTPSTPSAESYSGHFKFHPSIRTRSHSPRIHHLPPPTQTCQDPPPTQHTRIKSCHSDSDGLINVHPHIASKMPKSKSCHDPFNYGLHPNSMVIHTTTRLSGTNLSQQSSLASHTPIQVVSGASSPASKRGSIIRQVIVSTRSSLSGHLIASEHVTSV
- the LOC135336586 gene encoding uncharacterized protein LOC135336586 isoform X4; translation: MQSGPGTEGPTSEDILNLSPLAAVLPSTLIPVLGLCAAMIGIIFYILRSRCNEVTVQQPSGIVVSDSIVLENRLHSQNVIGEKSSTPSTPSAESYSGHFKFHPSIRTRSHSPRIHHLPPPTQTCQDPPPTQHTRIKSCHSDSDGLINVHPHIASKMPKSKSCHDPFNYGLHPNSMVIHTTTRLSGTNLSQQSSLASHTPIQVVSGASSPASKRGSIIRQVIVSTRSSLSGHLIASEHVTSV